A section of the Castanea sativa cultivar Marrone di Chiusa Pesio chromosome 12, ASM4071231v1 genome encodes:
- the LOC142618466 gene encoding uncharacterized protein LOC142618466 — protein MYRSSSWTRVTDDYSDPPSKAAPPSLRPSNSFDSNVNELPGYDPIVELARKEKARAKFAENAVHVIPFVLFLCAIVLWFFSNPDVNLGIKGDPVAVKGLRLTLDGEIDNDSDGTQTGFLPLMDSEEDSPNRLHKHKHSKKLTKGLK, from the exons ATGTATCGATCGTCGAGCTGGACCCGCGTGACGGATGACTACTCCGATCCTCCATCTAAGGCAGCGCCACCGAGCCTAAGACCGTCGAATTCATTTGATAGCAATGTCAATGAGCTGCCAGGCTATGATCCCATCGTCGAGTTGGCTAGGAAGGAGAAGGCACGAGCCAAATTTGCTGAGAATGCTGTGCATGTTATACCCTTTGTGCTGTTTCTCTGTGCCATTGTGCTTTGGTTCTTTTCTAATCCAG ATGTCAATTTGGGAATTAAAGGGGATCCAGTAGCAGTAAAAGGATTGAGATTGACACTCGATGGAGAAATCGATAATGATAGTGATGGTACCCAAACAGGGTTTTTACCGTTAATGGACTCAGAGGAGGACTCACCTAATCGACtccacaaacacaaacattcaAAGAAATTGACCAAGGGACTCAAATGA